The sequence aaaatgacactgaatattcaagagggaaatgtttgtgtgatcAATaggattcatagtgtgaaaaattaaaaaaatttaaaatagaagagcggCCTACCAGGCTGGAGTGGGACATGAACTCCCAGGCAGAAGGGGGATCTCGGTGCGGAGATGTCGGTGATCATTTGCAGGCGATCGTGAGGGGAAGTGTGCGCAGGCGAAGACTGGGTCTGTGTCCGGCTCCAACGTCGAAAACCAGGACACAAAGCCAGAACAGCCCTGCCAGAACGGGTCcatggggagacaggagcccaccaactcaccagtgagtgtttcACCGGCCCAGATATCAGCGGCAGTGGTGGGGACGTGTTGGGGATCAGCAGTGGCAGTTGGGAGGTCTCGTAGATCAGTGGTGCCGTTGGGGACATGTTGGGGATTGGTGGAGGCCAGTgttttttttgagagatttaaacattattttaatgttaaaaagcattcccttgttgtttgttgtttaaatattGATACAAGTGACTTGCAGttgttactgggctgttttaaaaattGACCAGTTTTCCGAAAAATTCAGTCATCCGAAACAGGTCTGGAACTAACCATTTTGGTTAATTGGAGTTGTACACTATTCCCTGCCTTTCCAAAAGGAAATAAAGCCTCCAATATCATTCCCACCACTGATGTGAGTCTCTCAGCCCGTCGTCCCCTGCCTCGTCCTTCTGAAATAAATGCACAGCATCAGCTACCCTCCGGACCTCTGGTACCTCACCTGTGGTGGACCCCTACGTCCTCATCACTCCCAGCCTGGAATCCAGACAACACTTGGTGTGTCTTTTCTGCCCCTTTTCCAGTCAACTCAGATAGCGTGGTGAACAAAACTAGAACTAACACCAAGttagttttgtttcagatttacagTACCAGCCTTGTATTTATTTTAACTGTTCCTCTTCACAGCGGTGTCATGGGATCCCCTTCATCTACCGGGGATGAGGGGGACAGTGGGACTGAAAGGGGCACCTCTACCGTGGCAGCATTCTCCTGGGTCTGCATTGGGCATCAGCCCGGGTTTTGCCTCAGCGATCTGGACTGTGGTCTGCATGGAGACTGCAagtctgctcctacatcttatggccTCATTCCCTTGTCTACTTTTCCAAATGAGTTGTATCCTGCTACAACCACAGACAACAGTTCGCTCTGTCCAATATATTACCATCTGCAAAGTTATCACTGATGCCAACTCCATTCTCATGCCAATCATCAATTTATGCATCAACCAGGAGAGGAACCTGAACCTATCTCCAGTGGGCCTCGATGTTCAATCAGGaaaaccattcccccccccccccccccattatcatCCTCCATCTCCTCCAGCCAAGACATTTATGCCCATCATTGCCCTGGATACCAGCTGTACACCTTCCCAGCCAGTCTACCATGCCGGCCTTTGTTAAATGTTGAGAAAGTCCATCACTCTTGATTACATCCTCCAAGAACCTTGTCAAATTTGTGAGACAGGAttttccacacacaaatccatgttgcCTCCCTGACATCCATTCTCCTCCACCTACTCTTCCTACTGTCTTCAGAAAGCTGTCAACAAACGACAAGACTCCTCCCACCTCAGCtcgctcaccaatgtcttatacaactttaccataacaacccagctcctgtattcaatactttgatttatgaaggccaatgtgccaaaagctctccttacaaCACTATCCACTTGCCATGATCTTCATTGCCATCTTTATCAGTCTCCTGACTCCCTAGTAAAATAATTCTGGGTTTATCAATACTGACAGATCTCTCATGGGATCCCCTTCATCTACTGGGGATGAGGGGGACAGTGGGACTGAAAGGGGCATCTCTACCATGGCAGCATTCTCCTGGGTCTGCGTTGGCCGCCAACCTGAATTTTGCCTCAATGTTCTAGAGTGTGGTCTACATGCAGACTCCCAGTCACCACAGAGTCATGGGACAAGACAGTGGGCAGCTGAAGTGGGACACCCTGGAGCCAACATCAGAGGGTGTGCGATGATGTGTTAACTATTGATTTCTGTGATGGTACTAAACTCGTTAGTTATTAACAACTTATGAACAACATTTGGTCAGAGTGAAGGTCGGACTAGATCTGGGTGATGCACTGTGAATGAAAATGTTTGGGTGATACTGGAGAGAAGAGAGCCAAGGACATTTGGCAGACTGTGTGGCAGGCTCACAGAACGGAGCCGTAAGGTAACAGAACACATTGTAACACAGGGGTGAGAAGATGGCCAACACGGCACTGTTGTCCCAAGACTCACAGCCTCTCAGACTCAACTTAACTGAAAATCTAAACAACTGCAGgagatggaaatctgaaataaaacatactGTATATTCAGCTGGTCAGGAAGCATCAACGGAGAGAGAAACTGAATTAATGATCCTTCCAATAGAAAAAGAAAGCGAGGGAAGACAAGGGAAATGTCTCCAATAGGCTGGGATCAAAAATATTGTCAGCTGTAATAAATGTCCAATAATCTGGCTCTCCATATTTGAGGCATGGGATTGGTAAAATTTCTGCAttgttgggttagggttaggttttgtaaagagcttttggccttcataaatcaaagtattgagtacaggagctgggatgtcatgGTAAGGTTGTATGAGATacgggtgaggccaaatttggagtattgtgtgcagttttggtcacctagagtgcagagatttactgggatgctgcctggacttcaggaactgagttacagagaaaggtgaggacattattccctggggTGCAGAAGAattgtgggagatttgatagaggcatttaaaattatgtgggggatagacagagtaaataaagatggactttttccactgagcatGAGTGAGATACAAATTagggacgtgggttaagggtgtgtGGTGGAACCCCTGTATAGCTATTAGCAGTGTCTGTATGAATGCACTGCAtaggctggcctgccccctgcacctgtgactcctctcctcagaatccccataaaaGACGTTACGCCCAAACTCCTCGCTCAGtatctgccttggaaccgggccagcaacatgtaagATATGCTGATGTCTTATGATGGTTAAAGCCTGTTAATCGCCACATTCAGTCAAATATATTTGATTGATACCACtacaggatgaaaggggaaaagtttagggggaacctcttcacacagagagtgatgggggtgtggaacgaggtgccagctgaagtggtgaatgtgggcttaacatttacatttaagaaggatttggccaagtacttggatgggagaggaatggagggatctggaccgggtgcaggtcagtggaactgggcagaataatagttcgacaAGGACTAAGAAGTCCAAAGggttttttctgtgctgtaatgttctatggttgttTGGGAGGAGTTCTCAATGAACCTCAGTGAACTGCAGTTCTACATCCCAGAAATGGTTGGCTCTCCTTCCATGGTGTCAAAGAGAATCTCTGTTGGTCTGTATTCTAGTGAACTGGCTGTCTGGCCCACGAGATCTCGACCTGCTTGTGTGTTATTGGAGCGACACTCTACCACTTGGACATTATTTCACTGCACTCTTGATGTGAGCCTTGGAGATTGGAGCAAAGCTTTGCAAATTCACAGAGACTCACAAGGTAAGCAACTCCCAAGCAGGAGCCCCAACCCTCAGCAGACTCTGGCCTCTCTAGTTTACCTACCACTCTGCCTCACTTTCCAGCCACCATACccatcacagggaagagggagaTGGAATTCTGTGTGATGACAAGGGTAAACCTTCCTCTTGTTCATGAGAACTTGGTGTGCAATGGAGAGGCAGCATCCACCACCGAGTGGCGCTGCTGTGCTCCTGTTCAGaagacacactacctgccaatcaaggtcaaagacttaCCCCAAGCCATCCAGGTGACTCTTACGATTgacccacctaaatcaccagggtgctgcagtccaggcagcccgcccagactcagccctgaccttcacccaattggcccacctaaatccccaggagctgcagtccaggcagcccgcccagactcagccctgaccttcacccaattggcccacctaaatccccaggagctgcagtccaggcagtccacccagactcagccctgaccttcacccaattggcccacctaaatccccaggagctgcagtccaggcagcccgcccagactcagccctgaccttcacccaattggcccacctaaatccccaggagctgcagtccaggcagcccgcccagactcagccctgaccttcacccaattggcccacctaaatccccaggagctgcagtccaggcagcccgcccagactcagccctgaccttcacccaattggcccacctaaatccccaggagctgcagtccaggcagtccacccagactcagccctgaccttcacccaattgacccaggtgaatcacctcagttcacccctgctgagcccctgcacttggcgaCGAGCCAATGGCCACAGCAACCACACTGACCCTTTCAATTGGCCCCCCCCAACTTTGCCCCTTCGTTCTACCTCTTTGGACTCCTCATGGCATATAAGTATCACCTTctgcactgggttggggtgagtcttgaGGTTAGGTAGCAGAGACGTCTCCGtaccggtcaaggggtgggggcacgtaatatcaccttgatctaattgttgaatgtgtatgctctTGTAATTTCCGCCGTTTCTGTCAGTTTCCCCTTGTCATCTgaaagtgtatatttaccccctgcGAATTATGTATGCGTAGACGTTTGCTtgacatatcgaccctgttgtctcaactccatccctgaaataaacgtgtgctttgtacctgcacttggtctggttcttaacctgtgggacccaccaCGAACCCGAACAACAAAGTGAAGACTAAATATTCTGTAATTGCACCTGTTTTTCTTCTCGTAgacgttgcctgacctgctgagtaattCAGCATTTTTTGCTTTTGTGTAAAAGATCAAGGTTGGAAAGAAGCAGCAGCAGGAATAATAGAGCTTTTTGGTCTTTTATAACCAGCATCTGGAGGCAGTAGCCCAATGAAATTGCCTCATTGCGAGAGCTCCTCTCTTCCTGCCTCGAACCTTGATCTATTTCTGCACAAGGAGAATGTGAGAGATGAGAATACATGGGCTCAATCTTTTCTGCTGCTCTTTCCTATTGACCCCCATGGGCggaacggttagtgcaatgttgttatgGCGCCAGTGACTGATGTTCAAaccctgcactctctgtaaggagtttgtatgttctccctgtgtcggcATGggcttccacccaccctccaaaacatataggGATGGAggttaaattgggtgtaattgttcaGCATGTGCTCATGggatggaaaggcctgttaccctgctgtaggtctaaatccTGGGCTGGTCAAATACACACACCCAATTCCCACAGCTTTAGTCCAAATGCCATAGCCACAATTTAAAACAGACCCGTGGGAAATTAATGGGGACCACCAGAAACCCATTCCCCCATCACTGCCTCCTCCCTCTCAGCCCAGTCTACAAGGTACAATCAACATTTGGAATCATTTTAATGTGCAACTATAGATTTTAGAAAGCTGGATCCCAAcacccagtgtcacagtgcagGGCAGGAATCTCTAGGAATATCAGGACTCATTGATGTACATGGGACTGTGACATCAGCAGGGTACTCGTGTAGAGGAGGAGAGGAAAATCTAATGGCAGGATCACTGATCTTTCTAATTACAGTTCCAGTATTTCCAGCTCTTCTCTGACTACTGTTCTTACCTTTCTCTcgaaccccccctcccctgcccccttccAATGGTCTCTCCATCTTCCTATCTCTCCTCTCACATACGAACATCAGAAactggagcaggagtcggccatccggtccGTCGAGCCTGCTGCGCCGTTCAGTGAGATTGTGGCTGCAATGCCTGTGGACTCAGTTCCACCTTCTGCCTTTCCCTCttaacccttaattcctctacaatgaaaaaaatctacgtgttttaaatatatttaatgagccaTCCTCGACtgcttccacaaattcaccactctctgcgaaAAGCTCCTCTTCATTCaaaatttctttattgtcatgtaattaaaacaatatattatacaaaattgcctttagtctatgGTAAGGCAGACACATTTGCCGTCAGCAGGAATTGTCAATCacctcttacagacagagaaagagaggcaaaacagagtcccttcagggtcactgagtgtccatggattcacctccagcgctcccatagCCTTTGCAGTCGTACAGACTCTGGTCccaaccatcggcaacctgatcGCCAGATCCAAATTTCCgacatgattaggaacccttctGCGCCCTCGTCACcttctcacatcccggttccgatacttgattccttcagccaatctcgagacagtctccagcagcatgcaGCCTGCACacgttcctcacctcaagtcaccaaaaGCCCCCTGCCTGTACGTTCCTCAGTGCAGAGTGCCTCCCTGGTCCACtatcatggtcaccatcccatgggtcgtattttctgtttctccttctcagggtgggggtgggggggaaactggtctccccgttttctcctcaacttccccagagtctgcaacccattGTGGCCGTTGCCAATTATAGGCTCCGccaatcttgggcccagaccccacggtcatggtatttcaaataaaatcactcatctcctttaacgggccatttaaagcctgtatggagctgatggcagtcatttctgatttccagttctgtctgtgcggagtttgcacgatctccctgtgactgcgaggatttccccaggtgctccggtttcttcccatatcccaGTAGGTTCATTGACGGCTGTAAATTACTTgagtgtgagggggaggggtagaaTCTGGAGGATCAATGGTACGGGGGAAAGAATGGAGTGGGTTGGGGTAGCTTGCGAGGAAATGTATGATTAGCCCAAGTTCGATGGGCCCAAGGTTTGCATCTCTGTGGCTTTCTGACTAAACGAAAGCAGACCGTGACCACATCAGCAGCCAATGGTTGTCTGATGTCCAAATGTCTTGCCCCCAGAAAGATCTGGATCACCTCTGTAACAATCCCATTTTTAAAACCTATTTATCCTTGGGATGCAGGGGTCACTACTAatatcagcatttattgtccattcctcATCACTCCCATTCAAAGTCCCCCACTCCGACGGTCAGGGGTCTCAGGCCGTGATAACAGCAGGTTTTCACCACTGAAGAGTTTTTGTCACCCAGGGTGTGCCCATAACAAGAGTTACCATGACAAGTCTTGCTGTCAATGTCCAGATTTAGGTAGAAaggagagagtggaaagaaagtattctgcctgcaggtcggtgactaatggtggggccacagggatctgttctgggacctctgctttgTGAATTTtagaaatgacctggatgaagaggtggaagaatgggtcagtaagtttgcagaagacacaaaggttggaggagttgtggatggagctgaaggatgTTGTAGATTATGGACAGGATAGGGTTGGGCagaaaaagtggtagatggagctcaatccagataagtgtgaggtgatggattttggaaggacaaaccagaaggctgagtacagggttaatggtcgattacttaacagtgtggaggaacagagggccCTTCGGGCCCAAATCTATACTATCTGATCAACCtgtgattgagttcaggagtagcgaggtcatgttgcaactcgacaaatctctggtgaggccacacttagagtattgtgttcagttctggtcactttattacaggaaggatgtggaagctatggagagggggcagaggagatttaccagggtgttacctggattgaaaaatgaggcaaggttaggagaactgggacttttctctttggagagtagaaggatgagaggacacttaataaaggtttacaagattctgagaggcatagatagggtggacagccagcacctgtttcccaggcaaataccagaggacatgagtacaaagttaGCGGAGGTGAATtttggggagatatcaggggtaattttttttattcagagcactgtgggggcctggaatgctttgccggagATGGTGCTGGAGGGTGAAACATTAGTGGCATTTAAAGAGACTCTtggatggatgtaagaaaaatagagggttacagagtagggagggttggcacaacatcgagggctgaagggcctgtactgtgctgtagtgttctatgacctTGCCAAGGATGTGACCTTGGACAATACCCATCACAATTCAGGCAGAAGGTTAGAGTGCTTTAGGGCTTTACTTGGTTCCTAATTTTCTTCCTGTCAGaaataaatcaaattaaaaatgatgaatattatttaataCGGTGTTACCATGGAGACATAGGGTCAGACACTATCAGATGGATTTTTGATGAACACATCCCAAAGGGATAGGTGGTCCAGATACATGAATATTTTCCAGAATCTTCTGTCACTACCCCCGAAATTACCAAAGAAGCATCTTGTAATCCAATCACATCTGATGTGGAGAAATTTAACCGCCTGTCGCCCCCAGGATAGGCTGGTCCCCTGTGTGGAGCGGATGTTGCTATCGTGTCTTTACCTCTCTTCCACGAAGCGCTGGTGGGAAAGATGTTCATTTTTGGTGTTGAGAATACACAGCGCAATTCGACAAAATCACCCGCCATTGCCAAGATCTTTCGACGTACACTCAAATATGCAGCTTGGTTCTTAAAGCATTGCAATACATGTTGGCCACGGACTTGCCTAGGATCTATCATATTCCCCTTGGGCGAGTTCCCCTCTACTGCTGATTCTCGCTCCTCCTGGGGTCTCCAGATTTCATCTTCCGCCTGCTCTGGTGCTTCCATCGCAAACGCGGTGATTTCCCACACCGTCCCCGCGAGGACAAGGAGCCCCGTCCATCGCCGCAGATCCATGCCTCTGTGGGTGGAACACTGGGTTGGTTACCTTACAGCAGATTAATACATTCTCTAAAGCTGCTCGTGTCAGTGTGAAGCTCCTGCAGCCCCACCCACTGGGTTTATAAGCAGAAGTCCCACAGATCTTTACAGGAAGGTGGGTAGAACTTGGTCAATAAACAGTGATAGCAAACAGAGGGTGAATCGTATCATGTGGTAAAATGGCAAACAGGCCAGTCAGCCCAACTTCTGAGCTATTCCCACTTGCCTGTGTTTGCCCCATGTCCCTCCATCCTCCTGATGAACTGCTGGACCATGGAAACACAGCCCTACCCACGTGTCCACATCAACTCCAGTTCCAAAATTCCAGAACAATTCTTACTGTGGACAATTAGAACCagagaaccagagaacatgacagaacagaaacaggcctctttgacccttctagtctgtgccaaacaatttttctgcctagtcccactgacctgcacccagttcatagccctccgtacctctcccattcgtgtacctgtccaaactcttATTAAATGCTAAAACTGAGCCCgtgttcactacttcagctggctgcttgttccaaacttcaccactctctgcatcaaGAAGTTCCTTctcacgttccccctaaacttttcccctttcacccttaacccatatcctctggtttgtatctcatttaccctcagtggaaaaaagcccatcgacatttactctatctgtccccctcataattttaaatacctc comes from Narcine bancroftii isolate sNarBan1 chromosome 5, sNarBan1.hap1, whole genome shotgun sequence and encodes:
- the LOC138765229 gene encoding nectin-1-like, yielding MHLNPQESGKRGREDKLHQSFFNQPDRGMDLRRWTGLLVLAGTVWEITAFAMEAPEQAEDEIWRPQEERESAVEGNSPKGNMIDPRQVRGQHVLQCFKNQAAYLSVRRKILAMAGDFVELRCVFSTPKMNIFPTSASWKRGKDTIATSAPHRGPAYPGGDRRLNFSTSDVIGLQDASLVISGVVTEDSGKYSCIWTTYPFGMCSSKIHLIVSDPMSPW